In the Bordetella genomosp. 10 genome, one interval contains:
- the tal gene encoding transaldolase, with amino-acid sequence MTSQLDSLRQHTTVVADTGDFEAMRAYRPTDATTNPSLILKAVQKDAYRPLLERTVRDHRDLPTEQILDRLLVAFGTEILKIVPGRVSTEVDARLSFDTRGTVERARGLIALYEAAGIPRERVLVKIASTWEGIQAARVMQEEGVNCNMTLLFSLPQAVACADAGAKLISPFVGRIYDWYKKAAGADWNEAGRAGADDPGVQSVTRIYEYYKAHGIPTEIMGASFRNVGQILALAGCDLLTISPELLTTLSETQGDVPVRLKAGAGGAAPERLDASEIPFRTLLNDDAMATEKLAEGIRAFAADAVKLDKLIEAAKK; translated from the coding sequence ATGACCAGCCAACTCGACTCCCTGCGCCAGCACACTACCGTGGTGGCGGATACCGGCGACTTCGAGGCCATGCGCGCCTACCGGCCGACCGACGCCACGACCAATCCCTCGCTGATCCTGAAGGCGGTGCAGAAAGACGCCTACCGCCCCCTGCTGGAGCGCACCGTGCGCGACCACCGGGACCTGCCCACGGAACAGATCCTCGACCGCCTGCTGGTGGCCTTCGGCACCGAAATCCTGAAGATCGTCCCGGGCCGGGTCTCCACCGAGGTGGACGCCCGCCTGTCCTTCGACACCCGCGGGACGGTGGAAAGGGCGCGCGGCCTGATCGCGCTGTACGAAGCCGCCGGCATCCCGCGCGAACGCGTCCTGGTGAAGATCGCCTCGACCTGGGAAGGCATCCAGGCGGCGCGCGTCATGCAGGAGGAAGGGGTCAACTGCAATATGACACTGCTGTTCTCGCTGCCGCAGGCGGTGGCCTGCGCCGACGCCGGCGCCAAGCTGATCTCGCCCTTCGTCGGGCGCATCTACGACTGGTACAAGAAGGCGGCGGGCGCGGACTGGAACGAAGCCGGGCGCGCCGGCGCCGACGACCCGGGCGTGCAGTCGGTGACCCGCATCTACGAGTACTACAAGGCCCACGGCATCCCGACCGAAATCATGGGGGCGAGCTTCCGCAACGTCGGCCAGATCCTCGCCCTGGCCGGCTGCGACCTGCTGACCATCAGCCCGGAACTGCTGACGACGCTGTCGGAGACGCAAGGCGACGTGCCGGTGCGCCTGAAGGCCGGCGCCGGCGGCGCCGCGCCGGAACGCCTGGACGCCAGCGAGATCCCTTTCCGCACCCTGCTCAACGACGACGCCATGGCCACGGAAAAACTCGCCGAAGGCATCCGCGCCTTCGCGGCGGACGCGGTCAAGCTGGACAAGCTGATCGAGGCGGCGAAGAAGTAG
- a CDS encoding carboxymuconolactone decarboxylase family protein, translating into MARLPYADLDNEEAKPLVERIVAERGSVLLLYQMLLHSPPVANGWLTYLTSIRQLSSLPGDVRELVIMRVAGLNGAPYEADQHAPIALKEGITQAQLDALDRWQDSPLFDARMRAVLAYADAMTRQVQVPQAVFDAVLAELGQRHTVELTATVAAYNMVSRFLEALQVHTHDEQH; encoded by the coding sequence ATGGCCCGCCTGCCGTACGCCGATCTGGACAACGAAGAAGCCAAGCCCCTGGTCGAACGCATCGTCGCCGAGCGCGGCAGCGTGCTGCTGCTGTATCAAATGCTGCTGCACAGCCCCCCGGTGGCGAATGGCTGGCTGACCTACCTGACGTCGATACGGCAGTTGAGCAGCTTGCCCGGGGACGTGCGCGAACTGGTCATCATGCGGGTCGCCGGCCTGAACGGCGCGCCCTACGAAGCCGACCAGCACGCGCCGATCGCGCTGAAAGAGGGCATTACCCAGGCCCAGCTCGACGCCTTGGACCGCTGGCAGGATTCGCCGCTGTTCGACGCGCGCATGCGCGCGGTGCTGGCCTATGCCGACGCCATGACGCGCCAGGTCCAGGTGCCGCAAGCCGTCTTCGACGCGGTCCTGGCCGAACTGGGCCAGCGCCACACGGTCGAGCTGACCGCCACGGTGGCGGCCTACAACATGGTCTCGCGCTTCCTGGAAGCCTTGCAGGTGCACACGCACGACGAGCAGCACTGA
- a CDS encoding ABC transporter ATP-binding protein, whose amino-acid sequence MAEAALSLDNITCTFISRDGGGQRYTAVRETTLTVAAGEFVSVVGPTGCGKSTLLNVGAGLLSPTSGQIRVFGETLTGINRRAGYMFQGEALLPWRNALDNVKAGLEFAHVPAAEAEERGREWLRRVGLGGSEHRYPHQMSGGMRKRVMLAQTLIRDPDIILMDEPFSALDIQTRQLMENEVLDLWMAKRKAVLFITHDLDEAIAMSDRVVVLSAGPGTHPIGEFHIDLPRPRDVAEVRAHPRFVELHAAIWDVLREEVLKGYAQQKRV is encoded by the coding sequence ATGGCTGAAGCAGCACTCTCGCTGGACAACATCACCTGCACGTTCATTTCCCGCGACGGCGGCGGGCAGCGCTACACCGCCGTGCGGGAAACCACGCTGACCGTCGCCGCCGGCGAATTCGTCTCCGTGGTGGGCCCGACCGGTTGCGGCAAGTCCACCCTGCTGAACGTGGGCGCGGGCCTGCTGTCGCCCACCTCCGGGCAGATCAGGGTGTTCGGCGAAACCCTCACGGGCATCAACCGCCGTGCCGGCTATATGTTCCAGGGCGAAGCCTTGCTGCCCTGGCGCAATGCGCTGGACAACGTCAAGGCCGGGCTGGAGTTCGCCCACGTGCCGGCCGCGGAGGCCGAGGAGCGCGGCCGCGAATGGCTGCGCCGCGTCGGCCTGGGCGGCTCGGAGCATCGCTATCCGCACCAGATGTCGGGCGGCATGCGCAAGCGCGTGATGCTGGCGCAGACGCTGATTCGCGATCCCGACATCATCCTCATGGACGAGCCGTTCTCCGCGCTCGACATCCAGACGCGCCAGTTGATGGAAAACGAGGTGCTGGATCTGTGGATGGCCAAGCGCAAGGCCGTGCTGTTCATCACGCACGACCTCGACGAAGCCATCGCCATGAGCGATCGGGTGGTCGTGCTGTCGGCGGGGCCGGGCACGCATCCGATCGGTGAATTCCATATCGACCTGCCGCGTCCGCGCGACGTCGCCGAAGTCCGCGCCCATCCGCGCTTCGTCGAGTTGCACGCCGCCATCTGGGATGTGCTGCGCGAGGAGGTCCTGAAGGGCTACGCGCAGCAGAAGCGGGTGTAG
- a CDS encoding ABC transporter permease: MSNMIKPGSKTLRAWQLSLLIIILVAWHLASRSQNVAFFFGEPIKVAQRVWAWFVTDADVYQHLWVTLSETVLAFVIGTVTGLGCGLWLGLSRGSSLVLDPYIKAANSMPRVILAPIFGMWFGLGIWSKVALAVTLVFFIVFFNVYQGVREVSTTLLDNARMLGADRRQLLRHVYLPSATSWVFSSLHTSVGLAFVGAVVGEYLGSASGVGYLILQAEGTLDVNTVFAGIVVLTVFALVLDGLVTLAEKRLMKWQPRAGETEKL; this comes from the coding sequence ATGTCCAATATGATCAAACCCGGTTCCAAGACGCTGCGCGCCTGGCAGTTGTCATTGCTGATTATCATCCTGGTGGCCTGGCATCTGGCCTCGCGCAGCCAGAACGTGGCGTTCTTCTTCGGCGAGCCCATCAAGGTCGCGCAGCGCGTCTGGGCCTGGTTCGTCACCGACGCCGACGTCTACCAGCACCTGTGGGTAACGCTGTCCGAGACCGTCCTGGCCTTCGTCATCGGCACCGTCACCGGCCTGGGCTGCGGCCTGTGGCTGGGGCTGTCGCGCGGCTCCAGCCTGGTGCTGGATCCCTACATCAAGGCCGCCAACTCCATGCCGCGCGTCATCCTGGCGCCCATCTTCGGCATGTGGTTCGGCCTGGGCATCTGGTCCAAGGTGGCGCTGGCGGTCACGCTGGTGTTCTTCATCGTCTTCTTCAACGTCTACCAGGGCGTGCGCGAGGTCAGCACGACGCTGCTGGACAACGCCCGCATGCTGGGCGCGGATCGCCGCCAGTTGCTGCGCCACGTCTACCTGCCGTCGGCCACGAGCTGGGTGTTCTCCAGCCTGCACACCTCGGTGGGCCTGGCCTTCGTCGGCGCGGTGGTGGGCGAGTATTTGGGCTCGGCCAGCGGCGTCGGCTACCTGATCCTGCAGGCGGAAGGCACGCTGGACGTGAATACCGTGTTCGCCGGCATCGTGGTGCTGACGGTCTTCGCGCTGGTGCTGGACGGCCTGGTCACGCTGGCCGAAAAGCGGCTGATGAAGTGGCAGCCGCGCGCCGGCGAAACCGAAAAACTCTGA
- a CDS encoding ABC transporter substrate-binding protein produces MTVTRRELLKLAGSAGVMSLAPAFARAATLEKSKVSIAVGGKSLVYYLPLTIAEVRGYFKDEGLEVTIPDFAGGAKALQAVVGGSADVVSGAFEHSLNLQSKGQFYRNFVLQGRAPLIGFGVSTKTLANYKSPADLKGKKIGVTAPGSSTNMVINFFLAKHGMKPSDVSIIGVGAGAGAITALRSGQVDAMANTDPVVTALVSAGDMKIIADTRTLKDTRDIFGGNMPAGTLYTSQKFIDANPNTVQALANAIVRADKWIQKAGIDEIAKTVPSSYLLGEPDVYKASLKASLEGLSPDGIIPEDGAATAVKALAAFVPDFDPAKVDPSKIWTNEFAKRANEKYPNG; encoded by the coding sequence ATGACGGTCACTCGCCGTGAACTGCTCAAACTCGCCGGCTCGGCCGGCGTCATGAGCCTGGCCCCCGCCTTCGCGCGGGCCGCAACACTCGAAAAATCCAAGGTGTCGATCGCCGTCGGCGGCAAGTCGCTGGTGTATTACCTGCCCCTGACCATCGCCGAGGTGCGCGGCTATTTCAAGGACGAAGGCCTGGAGGTCACCATCCCCGACTTCGCCGGCGGCGCCAAGGCCTTGCAGGCCGTGGTGGGCGGCAGCGCCGACGTGGTGTCGGGCGCGTTCGAGCACTCGCTGAACCTGCAGTCCAAGGGCCAGTTCTACCGCAACTTCGTGCTGCAGGGACGCGCGCCGCTGATCGGCTTCGGCGTCTCGACCAAGACCCTGGCGAACTACAAGTCGCCGGCCGACCTCAAGGGCAAGAAGATCGGCGTCACGGCGCCGGGCTCGTCGACCAACATGGTGATCAACTTCTTCCTGGCCAAGCACGGGATGAAGCCGTCGGACGTTTCCATCATCGGCGTGGGCGCCGGCGCCGGCGCCATCACCGCGCTGCGCTCGGGCCAGGTCGACGCCATGGCCAACACCGACCCGGTGGTCACCGCGCTGGTCAGCGCCGGCGACATGAAGATCATCGCCGACACGCGCACCCTCAAGGACACGCGCGACATCTTCGGCGGCAACATGCCGGCCGGCACCCTGTACACGTCGCAGAAATTCATCGACGCCAATCCCAACACGGTGCAGGCCCTGGCCAACGCCATCGTGCGCGCGGACAAGTGGATCCAGAAGGCCGGGATCGACGAGATCGCCAAGACGGTGCCCTCGTCCTACCTGCTGGGCGAGCCGGACGTCTACAAGGCTTCGCTGAAGGCCAGCCTGGAAGGCCTGTCGCCGGACGGCATCATCCCCGAGGACGGCGCCGCCACCGCGGTCAAGGCGCTGGCCGCCTTCGTTCCGGATTTCGATCCGGCCAAGGTCGACCCGTCCAAGATCTGGACCAACGAATTCGCCAAGCGCGCCAACGAGAAATACCCGAATGGCTGA
- a CDS encoding DUF6538 domain-containing protein gives MHRLPSGVYLRGAVYQIRVLIPMDLQAQFPRTKGGKLSTAAYRASLGTTDPAEATIRAHRILAEWRARFEGMRAQAQARYVEPGPGLIEHIAEQARHRVLATDDTIRSSPKAAAMLAGINRTPAPSFFSPHDKTLRQVLTGASVRAAVSAAEDHSFLTRAHAESLADWYSRVTAALRQAMIQGDYRAARDEAKRVCDSLGVPVDWESPKRVGDLQRIMRTIVSAWMDASARSQGEPIDTPEAPAYAQEFPATQPDHAATLADAPAPEASPKRVGDLLPDWIRLNSPKPDAVKRIDRPLALWREATGDPELSSITRKTGATFIAYLLDTESRGFGRKSAHTYAAGINALLNVAEKQGYIERNPCSLLDFDKTPGAGKRTPWTDDQLAKIFGAALFRDMENSPEWRGVPSEDGRALLLLLLHTGARIGEVAQARCQDFVIRSGLECIEINAEAGTVKTDTSERVIPIATHLLNDPWFRQWLDAVKARATGPAMPGFHRGPKTPPGEVAMEWLREFRAHNGLPPGKLNGSHKFRHWISTALAEVGISPRISDAVTGHSARGSTGQRTYVTVTLPMMADALGTIRWPALPS, from the coding sequence ATGCACCGACTACCTTCTGGCGTCTACCTTCGTGGCGCCGTTTATCAGATTCGAGTCCTGATTCCTATGGACTTGCAGGCCCAGTTCCCACGCACCAAGGGCGGGAAGCTCAGCACCGCCGCCTACCGGGCCAGCCTGGGGACTACAGACCCGGCCGAGGCCACCATACGCGCCCATCGCATCCTGGCTGAATGGCGTGCCCGTTTCGAGGGAATGCGTGCGCAAGCCCAGGCCCGTTATGTGGAGCCTGGGCCTGGCCTGATCGAGCACATAGCCGAACAGGCCCGCCACAGAGTCCTGGCGACAGACGACACCATACGGTCCAGCCCTAAAGCTGCTGCCATGTTGGCAGGCATAAACCGGACGCCCGCCCCGTCCTTTTTTTCCCCGCACGACAAGACCCTGCGCCAAGTCTTGACCGGCGCAAGCGTCCGCGCAGCCGTATCTGCCGCTGAGGATCACAGCTTCCTCACCCGTGCCCACGCTGAATCATTGGCCGACTGGTATTCCCGGGTCACAGCCGCTCTTAGGCAGGCAATGATCCAAGGGGACTACAGAGCCGCCCGGGATGAGGCCAAGCGGGTATGCGACTCCCTAGGCGTACCCGTGGACTGGGAATCGCCCAAGCGGGTGGGCGACCTCCAGCGCATCATGCGGACCATCGTGAGCGCCTGGATGGACGCCAGCGCCCGAAGCCAGGGGGAGCCTATAGACACCCCAGAGGCCCCTGCATATGCCCAGGAATTCCCCGCGACTCAGCCAGACCACGCCGCAACGCTGGCCGATGCCCCTGCACCCGAGGCATCCCCCAAGCGGGTAGGCGACCTCCTACCGGATTGGATTCGCCTCAATAGCCCCAAGCCCGATGCCGTGAAACGCATCGACCGCCCACTTGCCCTATGGCGCGAGGCCACGGGGGACCCCGAGCTTTCCTCGATAACGAGGAAGACCGGCGCGACCTTTATTGCCTACTTACTGGACACTGAGTCACGCGGATTCGGACGCAAATCAGCACACACCTACGCCGCCGGAATCAACGCGCTTTTGAATGTGGCCGAGAAGCAAGGGTACATCGAGCGCAATCCATGCTCATTGCTGGACTTCGATAAAACCCCGGGCGCCGGCAAGCGCACCCCTTGGACTGATGACCAGCTCGCCAAGATCTTCGGGGCGGCATTGTTCCGAGATATGGAGAATTCGCCTGAATGGCGTGGAGTGCCGAGTGAGGACGGGCGGGCACTCCTGTTGTTGCTGCTGCATACCGGGGCTCGTATAGGCGAGGTTGCACAGGCAAGATGCCAGGATTTCGTAATCCGCTCCGGGCTTGAGTGCATCGAAATCAACGCCGAGGCCGGCACGGTCAAGACCGATACCAGCGAGCGGGTCATTCCGATTGCCACACACCTCCTAAATGACCCGTGGTTCCGTCAGTGGCTAGATGCCGTCAAGGCAAGAGCAACGGGACCTGCGATGCCAGGTTTCCACCGTGGCCCCAAGACTCCACCGGGTGAAGTCGCCATGGAATGGTTGCGAGAGTTCCGTGCACATAACGGGCTGCCCCCGGGGAAGCTCAATGGATCGCATAAATTCCGCCACTGGATCAGTACCGCCCTCGCCGAAGTCGGGATATCCCCGAGAATTTCGGACGCAGTCACGGGCCATTCTGCCCGGGGCTCGACGGGACAGAGGACCTATGTGACGGTCACTCTACCCATGATGGCTGATGCTCTGGGGACAATTCGGTGGCCTGCATTGCCGAGCTAG
- the carA gene encoding glutamine-hydrolyzing carbamoyl-phosphate synthase small subunit, whose protein sequence is MLPQLFPEGTHRSSPAILALADGTIFRGISIGAPGHTVAEVVFNTSMTGYQEILTDPSYNGQLVTLTYPHIGNTGVNGEDVEARKVFASGLIVRDCPARVSNFRATSSLPDYLKAQGIVAIAGIDTRKLTRILREKGAQGGCILVGDDTDRAIELARGFPGMSGQDLAKVVSIDKPLEWTDGTWALGQGFGKPDTGKYHVVAYDFGVKLNILRLLADRGCRVTLVPAQTPAEDVLKLKPDGLFLANGPGDPEPCDYAIQATRAFLERKLPVFGICLGHQILGLAVGGKTLKMKTGHHGANHPVQDVQSKRVYITSQNHGFEVDAASLPGNTRVTHVSLFDGTLQGFELTDRPAFCFQGHPEASPGPHDIIVLFDKFISQMAGQVKTA, encoded by the coding sequence GTGCTGCCGCAACTTTTTCCCGAGGGAACTCATCGTTCTTCTCCCGCAATCTTGGCTCTGGCGGACGGTACCATTTTTCGTGGAATTTCAATTGGCGCGCCCGGCCATACCGTCGCCGAGGTCGTGTTCAACACGTCCATGACCGGCTACCAGGAAATCCTTACCGATCCCAGCTATAACGGCCAGTTGGTCACGCTCACCTATCCGCACATCGGCAACACCGGCGTGAACGGCGAGGACGTCGAGGCGCGCAAGGTGTTCGCGTCCGGCCTGATCGTGCGCGACTGTCCCGCCCGCGTGTCCAATTTCCGCGCCACCAGCTCGCTGCCCGACTACCTGAAGGCTCAGGGCATCGTCGCCATCGCCGGCATCGATACCCGCAAGCTGACCCGCATCCTGCGCGAAAAGGGCGCCCAGGGCGGCTGCATCCTGGTCGGCGACGATACCGACCGCGCCATCGAACTGGCGCGCGGCTTCCCCGGCATGTCCGGCCAGGACCTGGCCAAGGTGGTCAGCATCGACAAGCCGCTCGAATGGACCGACGGCACCTGGGCCCTGGGCCAGGGCTTCGGCAAGCCGGACACCGGCAAATACCACGTCGTCGCCTATGACTTCGGCGTCAAGCTGAACATTCTGCGCCTGCTGGCGGACCGCGGCTGCCGCGTCACGCTGGTGCCGGCGCAGACGCCCGCCGAGGACGTGCTCAAGCTCAAGCCGGACGGCCTGTTCCTGGCCAACGGCCCCGGCGACCCCGAGCCCTGCGACTACGCCATCCAGGCCACCCGCGCCTTCCTGGAGCGCAAGCTGCCGGTGTTCGGCATCTGCCTGGGACACCAGATCCTCGGCCTGGCCGTGGGCGGCAAGACGCTCAAGATGAAGACCGGCCACCATGGCGCCAACCACCCGGTGCAGGACGTGCAGAGCAAGCGCGTCTACATCACCAGCCAGAACCACGGTTTCGAGGTGGACGCGGCCAGCCTGCCCGGCAATACCCGCGTGACCCATGTGTCGCTGTTCGACGGCACGCTGCAAGGCTTCGAACTGACCGATCGTCCCGCCTTCTGCTTCCAGGGCCACCCGGAAGCCAGCCCGGGGCCGCACGACATCATCGTGCTGTTCGACAAGTTCATCAGCCAGATGGCCGGCCAAGTTAAGACCGCGTAA
- a CDS encoding YbaB/EbfC family nucleoid-associated protein — translation MMKGQLAGLMRQAQQMQENMKKAQEALAEILVEGASGGGLVKVTMTCRHDVKRVAIDPSLLGDDKDMLEDLVAAAFNDALRKAEATSQEKMSAVTAGMPMPPGMKFPF, via the coding sequence ATGATGAAAGGACAATTGGCCGGTTTGATGCGCCAGGCGCAGCAAATGCAGGAAAACATGAAGAAGGCCCAGGAAGCGCTGGCCGAGATACTGGTGGAAGGCGCCTCCGGCGGCGGCCTGGTCAAGGTCACCATGACCTGCCGCCACGACGTCAAGCGCGTGGCCATCGACCCCAGCCTGCTGGGCGACGACAAGGACATGCTGGAAGACCTGGTCGCGGCGGCGTTCAACGACGCGCTGCGCAAGGCCGAAGCCACCAGCCAGGAAAAGATGTCGGCGGTGACCGCCGGCATGCCCATGCCCCCCGGCATGAAGTTTCCGTTCTGA
- the dnaX gene encoding DNA polymerase III subunit gamma/tau yields MTYLVLARKWRPRSFDTLVGQDHVVRALTHALDTQRLHHAWLFTGTRGVGKTTLSRILAKSLNCETGITSKPCGVCRACTEIDAGRFVDYLELDAASNRGVDEMTQLLEQAVYAPGAGRFKVYMIDEVHMLTGHAFNAMLKTLEEPPPHVKFIIATTDPQKIPVTVLSRCLQFNLKQMPPDAIVGHLTHVLGEEQVAAEVPALRLIAQAAAGSMRDALSLTDQAIAYSAGNLTEEAVRGMLGTIDQRHLVRLLDALAAGDALAVLAVADELATRGLSYGGALADLAVLLSRVAIEQRVRGATPADDPLAADVARLAGTLHGDAVQLFYSVAVHSRQELALAPDEYAGFVMACLRMLSLSGEAGPPQTLPPPTRGSQEPTGSAVAASAPASTDAAASAPAASAGAGAQAAAQAAAPAAPAAVAAPAAIASPADQTATAAPATATAPAAAVPAAQAAPSAPAAPAATVAPVAGQAMPSAPTDASAGANAPAADKAPPPWDQADTAASAPRASAAAQQAPDTTQAAADQQPPAAARAAAARQAPAPSEAQQASPEASATPPAPAAARTPAAQQAPAAQQAAAAQQQQAPAARADDGPPSWVDEVIPDDAEGYAGGDGYFGSDDGFIAPADDDEFETLGGGAGGSMAMPEPPRRAPVVNRAPASRASRGPRLSDMDAASWPALAAQLPVTGLAAEVARQSEWAGLQGDLVRLRLAVRTLVDSASKQRLQTVLCEHFGQAIRLEVEFGATGDGTAHAVAQQERAARQQAAEEAAVADPFVQALVDNFGGKIVPGSIRAIEPPMAAAA; encoded by the coding sequence ATGACCTATCTCGTACTGGCTCGCAAGTGGCGGCCCCGATCCTTCGACACCCTGGTGGGGCAGGACCACGTGGTGCGCGCGTTGACGCACGCACTGGATACGCAGCGTCTGCATCACGCCTGGCTTTTCACCGGTACGCGGGGCGTGGGCAAGACCACGCTGTCGCGCATCCTGGCGAAATCGCTCAATTGCGAAACCGGCATTACGTCCAAGCCCTGTGGCGTGTGCCGGGCCTGCACGGAGATCGATGCCGGCCGCTTCGTCGACTACCTGGAACTGGACGCGGCGTCCAACCGCGGCGTCGACGAGATGACCCAGTTGCTGGAGCAGGCGGTGTACGCGCCGGGCGCGGGGCGCTTCAAGGTCTACATGATCGACGAAGTGCACATGCTGACCGGCCATGCCTTCAACGCCATGCTGAAGACGCTGGAAGAGCCGCCGCCGCACGTCAAGTTCATCATCGCGACCACCGACCCGCAAAAGATTCCGGTGACGGTGCTGTCGCGCTGCCTGCAATTCAACCTGAAGCAGATGCCGCCCGACGCCATCGTCGGCCATCTCACCCACGTGCTGGGCGAGGAGCAGGTGGCCGCCGAGGTGCCGGCCCTGCGCCTGATCGCCCAGGCGGCGGCCGGTTCGATGCGCGACGCGCTGTCGCTGACCGACCAGGCCATCGCCTATAGCGCCGGCAACCTGACCGAGGAAGCCGTGCGCGGCATGCTCGGCACCATCGACCAGCGGCATCTGGTGCGGCTGCTCGATGCGCTGGCCGCCGGCGATGCGCTGGCGGTGCTGGCGGTGGCCGACGAGCTGGCCACGCGCGGGTTGTCGTACGGCGGCGCGCTGGCCGACCTGGCGGTGCTGCTGTCGCGGGTGGCCATCGAGCAGCGGGTGCGGGGGGCCACGCCGGCCGACGACCCGCTGGCCGCGGACGTGGCGCGCCTGGCGGGCACGTTGCACGGCGATGCGGTGCAATTGTTCTATTCCGTGGCGGTGCATAGCCGGCAGGAGCTGGCGCTGGCGCCGGACGAGTATGCCGGTTTCGTCATGGCGTGCCTGCGGATGCTGTCCTTGAGCGGCGAGGCGGGGCCGCCGCAGACCTTGCCGCCGCCGACGCGCGGTAGCCAGGAACCGACGGGGAGTGCGGTCGCCGCGTCCGCGCCGGCGTCTACGGATGCCGCTGCTTCCGCGCCTGCCGCCTCGGCTGGCGCCGGCGCGCAAGCGGCTGCCCAAGCAGCAGCCCCGGCGGCACCCGCCGCCGTGGCCGCACCGGCCGCTATCGCTTCGCCGGCCGACCAGACTGCTACTGCTGCTCCGGCGACCGCGACTGCTCCCGCCGCCGCAGTGCCGGCTGCTCAAGCTGCTCCGTCCGCCCCGGCTGCTCCAGCGGCTACGGTCGCGCCCGTCGCCGGGCAGGCAATGCCGTCCGCGCCGACGGATGCAAGCGCTGGCGCGAATGCGCCGGCCGCCGATAAGGCGCCGCCTCCCTGGGACCAAGCTGACACCGCGGCCTCCGCGCCGCGGGCATCGGCTGCTGCCCAACAGGCGCCGGATACGACCCAGGCAGCGGCCGACCAACAGCCGCCGGCTGCGGCTCGGGCAGCGGCCGCGCGCCAGGCGCCGGCTCCGTCCGAGGCACAACAGGCCTCGCCTGAGGCTTCAGCGACGCCCCCGGCGCCGGCCGCGGCCCGGACGCCAGCCGCCCAGCAAGCGCCCGCGGCGCAACAAGCCGCCGCCGCGCAACAGCAACAGGCCCCCGCCGCCCGCGCCGATGACGGGCCGCCGTCCTGGGTGGACGAGGTCATTCCGGACGATGCCGAAGGCTATGCCGGCGGCGACGGGTATTTCGGCAGCGACGACGGCTTCATCGCCCCGGCCGACGACGACGAATTCGAGACGCTCGGCGGCGGCGCCGGCGGCAGCATGGCGATGCCCGAGCCCCCACGCCGCGCGCCGGTGGTGAACCGCGCCCCGGCGTCTCGCGCTTCGCGCGGTCCGCGCCTGTCCGACATGGACGCGGCCTCCTGGCCCGCGCTGGCGGCCCAGTTGCCGGTCACCGGCCTGGCCGCCGAAGTGGCGCGCCAGAGCGAATGGGCCGGCCTGCAAGGCGACCTGGTGCGCCTGCGCCTGGCGGTGCGCACGCTGGTCGACAGCGCCAGTAAGCAGCGGCTGCAAACCGTGCTGTGCGAACACTTCGGCCAGGCCATCCGCCTGGAAGTCGAGTTCGGCGCCACGGGCGACGGCACGGCCCACGCCGTCGCGCAGCAGGAGCGTGCCGCGCGCCAGCAGGCCGCCGAGGAAGCGGCCGTGGCCGATCCCTTCGTGCAGGCATTGGTCGACAATTTCGGTGGCAAGATCGTGCCCGGCTCCATCCGGGCCATCGAACCGCCCATGGCGGCCGCGGCATGA
- the recR gene encoding recombination mediator RecR has product MEPLLPEPEPLLALIEALRRLPGVGVRSARRMAYHLLQHDLQGAELLGRALAGATQNLRHCVRCNSFSEDEICATCANPRRDPSQLCIVETPADQNMIESSHGYRGLYYVLMGRVAPLEGVGPRELDFERVLKRAGDGVVTEVILATNFTAEGETTAHFLGEALRERGLSVTRLARGVPAGSELEYVDAGTIAWALMERKSA; this is encoded by the coding sequence ATGGAGCCCCTGCTTCCCGAGCCCGAGCCGCTGCTGGCGCTGATCGAGGCGCTGCGCCGCCTGCCCGGCGTCGGCGTGCGCTCGGCGCGCCGCATGGCGTACCACCTCTTGCAGCACGACCTGCAAGGGGCCGAGCTGCTGGGCCGCGCGCTGGCCGGCGCCACGCAGAACCTGCGCCATTGCGTCCGCTGCAACAGTTTTTCCGAAGACGAGATCTGCGCGACCTGCGCCAATCCGCGCCGCGATCCCTCGCAACTCTGCATCGTCGAGACGCCGGCGGACCAGAACATGATCGAGTCCAGCCACGGCTATCGCGGCCTGTACTACGTGCTGATGGGCCGGGTGGCGCCGCTGGAGGGCGTGGGGCCGCGCGAGCTGGACTTCGAGCGCGTGCTCAAGCGCGCCGGCGACGGCGTGGTCACGGAGGTCATCCTGGCCACCAATTTCACGGCCGAGGGCGAGACCACCGCGCATTTCCTGGGCGAGGCGCTGCGCGAACGCGGCTTGTCGGTGACGCGCCTGGCGCGCGGCGTGCCCGCGGGCAGCGAGCTGGAGTACGTCGACGCCGGCACCATCGCCTGGGCCTTGATGGAGCGCAAGTCGGCCTGA